A stretch of the Dechloromonas sp. TW-R-39-2 genome encodes the following:
- a CDS encoding PsiF family protein: MKKLISLLLVAFAASSVYAADDCASRAAEKKLAGAAKNSFMKKCEADAQGPAAATCNATAKEKKLAGAAKNSFVKKCVADAQAGGAK, from the coding sequence ATGAAAAAACTGATTAGCCTTTTGCTTGTTGCTTTTGCCGCTTCATCCGTTTATGCCGCCGATGATTGCGCTTCGCGTGCTGCCGAAAAGAAACTGGCGGGTGCTGCCAAGAACAGCTTCATGAAAAAATGCGAAGCCGATGCACAAGGCCCGGCTGCTGCAACCTGCAATGCGACGGCCAAGGAAAAGAAACTGGCCGGGGCTGCGAAGAACAGCTTCGTGAAAAAATGTGTCGCTGATGCTCAGGCAGGTGGCGCGAAGTAA
- the ptsN gene encoding PTS IIA-like nitrogen regulatory protein PtsN, with amino-acid sequence MNPLANILSATQVLLDLEAGSKKRVFEQAGMLFESHLGLARAVVFESLFAREKLGSTGLGQGIAIPHGRIKGLKQAAGAFLRLATPVPFDSPDGRPVNLLFVLLVPEQATEQHLQILSELAQRFAEKPFREALLAATDPAAVVTLFQV; translated from the coding sequence ATGAACCCCTTAGCCAATATTCTGTCAGCCACACAGGTCCTTCTTGATCTTGAGGCAGGCAGCAAAAAGCGGGTCTTCGAACAGGCCGGCATGCTTTTCGAGAGTCATCTCGGGCTTGCCCGTGCAGTTGTCTTCGAAAGCCTCTTTGCCCGTGAAAAACTGGGTTCGACCGGTCTTGGGCAAGGTATTGCCATTCCGCATGGTCGGATCAAGGGCCTCAAGCAGGCTGCCGGTGCTTTCTTGCGTCTGGCAACGCCCGTACCGTTCGACTCGCCGGATGGGCGTCCGGTCAATCTCCTGTTCGTGCTGCTGGTTCCAGAACAGGCGACAGAACAACATCTCCAGATTCTTTCCGAATTGGCCCAGCGCTTTGCCGAAAAGCCCTTCCGGGAAGCCTTGCTTGCGGCAACCGACCCTGCCGCTGTGGTTACCCTGTTTCAGGTCTGA
- the lptB gene encoding LPS export ABC transporter ATP-binding protein, which produces MTDKKISTLAAHNLKKRYKSHTVVEDVSFEVKSGEVVGLLGPNGAGKTTCFYMIVGLVPADGGEVYIDDAKLTHLPMHSRARQGLSYLPQEASVFRKLNVEENIRAVLELLDLPEKELNDRLEGLLGELHIGHVRHVNAAALSGGERRRVEIARALATSPRFILLDEPFAGVDPIAVLEIQKIIRFLKERGIGVLITDHNVRETLGICDHAYIISAGRVLAAGRPDEIVDNESVRKVYLGEHFKL; this is translated from the coding sequence ATGACGGACAAAAAGATTTCCACGCTGGCTGCCCACAACCTGAAGAAGCGCTACAAGTCGCACACGGTGGTTGAGGATGTGTCTTTTGAGGTCAAAAGTGGAGAGGTCGTTGGTTTGCTCGGGCCGAATGGTGCTGGCAAGACAACCTGTTTCTACATGATTGTCGGTCTGGTACCGGCTGATGGCGGCGAGGTTTACATCGACGATGCGAAGCTGACCCACCTGCCGATGCACAGCCGGGCCCGCCAGGGCTTGTCCTATTTGCCGCAGGAAGCCTCGGTCTTTCGCAAGCTGAACGTCGAGGAAAACATTCGTGCCGTGCTGGAACTGCTCGATCTGCCCGAGAAAGAGTTGAATGACCGACTGGAGGGTTTGCTCGGCGAACTGCATATCGGCCATGTCCGTCACGTCAATGCTGCAGCGCTTTCCGGCGGCGAGCGCCGGCGTGTCGAAATTGCCCGGGCCCTGGCAACCAGCCCGCGCTTCATCCTGCTGGATGAGCCGTTTGCCGGGGTCGACCCGATTGCGGTACTTGAAATCCAGAAAATCATCCGTTTCCTCAAGGAGCGGGGCATCGGGGTACTGATCACCGATCACAACGTGCGTGAAACCCTGGGTATTTGCGATCACGCCTACATTATCAGTGCGGGGCGCGTTCTGGCCGCTGGCCGTCCGGATGAAATCGTTGATAATGAAAGTGTGCGCAAGGTTTACCTTGGCGAGCATTTCAAGCTCTGA
- a CDS encoding pseudouridine synthase has product MTYSPPPLAPLDYLYADPSMIIVNKPHGLLSVPGRGEEKQDCLLTRVQRDFPDALTVHRLDMQTSGLLVFARGPEMHRRLSRQFQDRKVDKLYVAVVIGQPENKSGEINLPLIVDWPNRPKQMVDFELGRPSLTRYRVVSTAADGRSSRVELEPVTGRSHQLRVHLLSIGHPILGDDLYGGEAEFMADRLQLHARDLAVFHPLTEERLEFHCPVPF; this is encoded by the coding sequence ATGACGTATTCGCCGCCCCCGCTCGCCCCCCTCGATTATCTTTACGCCGACCCGTCGATGATCATCGTCAACAAACCGCATGGCCTGCTGTCGGTGCCGGGGCGCGGCGAAGAGAAGCAGGATTGCCTGCTGACCCGGGTTCAGCGCGACTTTCCCGATGCGCTGACCGTCCATCGACTCGACATGCAAACCTCGGGGCTGCTGGTTTTCGCACGCGGTCCGGAAATGCACCGCCGACTGTCGCGTCAATTCCAGGACCGCAAGGTGGACAAGCTTTACGTCGCCGTGGTGATCGGCCAGCCGGAAAACAAGAGCGGTGAAATCAATCTGCCACTGATCGTCGACTGGCCTAACCGGCCGAAGCAGATGGTCGACTTCGAACTCGGCCGCCCCTCGCTGACCCGCTATCGCGTTGTATCGACCGCCGCAGATGGTCGCAGCAGCCGCGTCGAGCTGGAGCCGGTGACCGGCCGTTCGCACCAGTTGCGGGTTCATTTATTGTCGATCGGCCACCCCATTCTCGGCGACGACCTGTATGGCGGCGAAGCTGAATTCATGGCCGACCGCCTGCAATTGCACGCCCGCGACCTGGCGGTCTTTCACCCGCTGACCGAAGAGCGCCTGGAGTTTCACTGCCCAGTTCCATTCTGA
- a CDS encoding RNA polymerase factor sigma-54 — MKPALQLKLSQHLALTPQLQQSIKLLQLSTIEMQQEIERYLLENPMLERDDDAGTESYSSAQQFDAPKSDEGEREQRAERDERDAREEREQDIPSAPSDVDDDRWSSDAGTYTGAGRDEDDDSDSHDIHAATTSLRDHLGWQLGMTQLSDRDRSLVRFLIEALDDDGYLSAPLDELWETLPPEYEIELEELEIALRHIQSFDPTGIGARGPKECLALQLKVLPETSVRNLALTIVEQHLELLAARDFAKIRRLTDCEDPALKAAHSLIVSLDPRPGARFAAIEARYITPDVMVRKLKGKWTAYINPDAYPRLRINRLYAEILSRQRRGNGNMTGQLQEARWLIKNVQQRFETIHRVTQAIVDRQRQFFEHGEVAMRPLVLREIADILGLHESTVSRVTSQKYMATPRGIFELKYFFGSHVATDTGGACSATAIRALIKQLIGAEDGKKPLSDSQLSEILGQQGIVVARRTVAKYRESLNIPPVNLRKTL, encoded by the coding sequence ATGAAACCGGCACTTCAACTCAAGCTTTCCCAGCATCTGGCCCTGACGCCACAGTTGCAGCAATCGATCAAGTTGCTGCAACTATCGACGATCGAGATGCAGCAGGAAATCGAGCGCTATCTGCTTGAGAATCCGATGCTTGAACGGGATGATGACGCCGGAACGGAGTCTTATTCTTCGGCTCAGCAATTCGATGCGCCGAAGAGCGATGAGGGTGAGCGCGAACAGCGGGCTGAGCGCGACGAACGGGATGCGCGTGAAGAGCGCGAGCAGGATATTCCGAGTGCGCCATCCGACGTCGATGACGATCGCTGGTCATCCGATGCCGGTACCTATACCGGGGCAGGTCGCGATGAAGACGATGACAGCGACAGCCACGACATCCATGCCGCAACAACCAGTTTGCGCGATCACCTCGGCTGGCAATTGGGCATGACCCAGTTGTCGGACCGGGATCGCAGCCTGGTGCGTTTCCTGATCGAAGCGCTTGATGATGATGGCTATCTCTCGGCGCCTCTCGACGAGTTATGGGAAACCCTGCCGCCCGAGTATGAAATCGAGCTGGAGGAACTGGAAATTGCGCTCCGCCATATCCAGAGCTTTGATCCGACAGGTATCGGTGCGCGTGGGCCGAAAGAATGCCTCGCCCTGCAGCTGAAGGTTTTGCCGGAAACTTCGGTGCGCAACCTGGCGCTGACCATTGTCGAGCAACACCTTGAATTACTCGCCGCCCGCGACTTTGCCAAAATCCGTCGTCTGACGGATTGCGAAGATCCCGCCCTGAAAGCGGCACACAGTTTGATCGTCAGCCTTGATCCTCGCCCGGGCGCACGTTTCGCAGCCATTGAAGCACGCTATATCACCCCGGATGTGATGGTTCGCAAGCTCAAGGGAAAGTGGACCGCCTATATCAATCCGGATGCCTATCCGCGTTTGCGGATCAATCGGTTGTACGCTGAAATCCTGTCACGCCAGCGTCGTGGAAACGGCAACATGACCGGCCAGCTACAGGAAGCACGCTGGCTGATCAAGAATGTTCAGCAACGGTTTGAAACGATTCACCGCGTCACCCAGGCGATCGTCGATCGTCAGCGCCAGTTTTTCGAGCATGGCGAAGTGGCGATGCGTCCGCTCGTGTTGCGCGAGATTGCCGATATTCTCGGTTTGCACGAGTCGACCGTGTCACGCGTTACCAGCCAGAAATACATGGCCACGCCGCGCGGTATCTTTGAATTGAAATACTTTTTTGGCAGTCACGTTGCCACCGATACCGGTGGTGCGTGTTCTGCAACGGCCATCCGGGCACTGATCAAACAACTGATCGGCGCAGAAGATGGCAAGAAGCCCTTGTCGGATAGCCAATTATCCGAAATACTAGGCCAGCAGGGAATCGTTGTAGCCCGACGCACAGTAGCCAAATACCGTGAATCGCTTAACATCCCGCCGGTCAATTTACGCAAGACCCTGTAG
- a CDS encoding sodium:solute symporter family protein, producing the protein MLIWFVVLYLLVSIGIGLFAATRVHSAKDFAVAGRHLPLPVVTATVFATWFGAEAVFGVSATFVKDGLRGVVADPFGSAMCLIIAGFFFARKLYKLNILTLGDYFRMRYNRSVEVLTTLCIVASYLGWVSAQIKALGLVFNVVTNGYISQSAGMILGAAIVLTYTTFGGMLSVAILDFVQMGVIMGGMLYIGYIVSGLTGGVELVINHASTAGKLDFFPPPDPWQWLTFLGAWMTMMLGSIPQQDVFQRITSAKSQKIALWGSVLGASIYFCFTFVPMFIAYSATLIDPELFNGLLQTDSQLVLPTLVLQHTPVFAQAIFFGAVLSAIMSCSSATLLAPSVAFSENIIRGFFPHMDDRRFLMVMRASIVVFACIVLCFALNSNASIFKMVENAYKVTLAGAFVPLFFGAFWRRASTQGALCAIFGGLVSWLLIELLVGEASLVPPQLIGLAVSMLGMVAGSLLPQWVGHAMPLEDMHSALHHRAAAETHHTAEHPHRH; encoded by the coding sequence ATGCTGATTTGGTTCGTCGTCCTTTACCTGCTCGTTTCCATCGGCATCGGCCTGTTTGCGGCAACCCGCGTTCATAGCGCCAAAGACTTTGCCGTCGCCGGACGCCACCTGCCGCTACCGGTCGTCACCGCAACCGTATTTGCCACCTGGTTTGGGGCCGAAGCTGTCTTTGGCGTTTCCGCCACCTTCGTCAAGGACGGTTTGCGCGGGGTCGTTGCCGACCCATTCGGCTCGGCCATGTGCCTGATCATCGCCGGCTTCTTTTTCGCCAGGAAACTCTACAAGCTGAACATCCTGACGCTCGGCGATTATTTCCGGATGCGTTACAACCGCAGCGTCGAAGTCCTCACCACACTGTGCATCGTCGCCAGCTATCTCGGCTGGGTATCGGCCCAGATCAAGGCGCTCGGCCTGGTGTTCAATGTCGTGACCAACGGCTACATCAGCCAGAGCGCCGGCATGATCCTCGGCGCCGCCATCGTGCTGACCTACACCACCTTCGGCGGCATGCTCTCAGTCGCCATTCTCGATTTCGTCCAGATGGGCGTCATCATGGGCGGCATGCTGTACATCGGCTACATCGTCTCCGGCCTGACCGGCGGCGTCGAATTGGTCATCAATCACGCGTCGACCGCAGGCAAGCTCGATTTCTTTCCCCCCCCCGACCCCTGGCAATGGCTGACCTTTCTCGGCGCCTGGATGACGATGATGCTAGGCTCGATTCCGCAACAGGATGTCTTCCAGCGCATCACCTCCGCCAAGAGCCAGAAAATTGCGCTGTGGGGCTCGGTGCTCGGCGCATCGATCTATTTCTGCTTCACTTTTGTCCCGATGTTCATCGCTTATTCGGCGACCCTGATCGACCCTGAATTGTTCAACGGCCTGCTGCAGACCGATTCGCAACTCGTCCTGCCAACCCTTGTCCTGCAGCACACTCCGGTCTTTGCCCAAGCCATTTTCTTCGGCGCCGTGCTGTCGGCCATCATGAGTTGCTCGTCGGCTACCTTGCTGGCACCTTCGGTCGCTTTTTCGGAAAACATCATCCGCGGCTTTTTCCCGCACATGGATGACCGTCGCTTCCTGATGGTCATGCGGGCTTCAATCGTTGTCTTTGCCTGTATCGTCCTGTGCTTTGCGCTCAACTCCAACGCCAGCATTTTCAAGATGGTTGAAAATGCCTACAAAGTCACGCTGGCCGGTGCTTTCGTTCCCTTGTTCTTCGGTGCTTTCTGGCGGCGGGCCAGCACGCAGGGCGCGCTCTGTGCCATTTTCGGCGGCCTCGTTTCATGGCTGCTGATTGAACTGCTGGTTGGCGAAGCCAGTCTTGTCCCGCCGCAACTGATCGGCCTGGCCGTCAGTATGCTGGGCATGGTGGCCGGATCCTTGCTGCCGCAATGGGTCGGCCATGCCATGCCGCTCGAAGACATGCACAGCGCCTTACACCATCGCGCGGCAGCAGAAACCCACCACACGGCAGAACACCCGCACCGCCATTAA
- the hpf gene encoding ribosome hibernation-promoting factor, HPF/YfiA family, translated as MNLQITGHHIDVTPALREYVENKLDPVVRHFDKVTGVNVILSVEKLKQKAEVTVHVPGKDMHVEESGDDLYAAIDSMFDKLDRQVQKYKQKVQDHHRGEKPVILAAE; from the coding sequence ATGAATCTGCAGATCACTGGTCACCATATCGACGTTACCCCTGCTTTGCGCGAGTACGTTGAAAACAAACTTGACCCTGTTGTTCGCCATTTCGATAAAGTCACCGGCGTTAACGTGATTTTGTCTGTCGAGAAGCTCAAGCAGAAAGCAGAAGTGACCGTCCACGTTCCGGGCAAGGACATGCATGTCGAAGAGTCCGGTGACGATCTCTACGCAGCGATTGACTCCATGTTTGACAAGCTTGATCGCCAGGTCCAGAAATACAAGCAAAAAGTTCAGGATCACCATCGCGGTGAAAAGCCTGTCATTCTCGCGGCAGAATAA
- a CDS encoding VanZ family protein — MSQFSRGPILLSRYLALAWLGLVIYGSLHPFTGWRDTGISPFAFLEGGLPRYWTFFDLAANVAVYLPLGFFLTLALYGLPGRLTALVLAVLLAGGVSFGMEAIQSWLPSRVPSNLDLACNSLGGLFGAMWAQSVGPRVFARISAWQDEVIAPIPHAELGLTLLGLWLLVPLSPETLLFGAGDLRQTLGLSGAVPFAAESFMLIDASITAFNALAVGLIVRMLCARLIVAYLIVPLFLLLGLAIRTLAAAILISPGEALAWLTPGAQTGLGLAAVTLALTLLLPATPRLMIAAMALMAGTVLVNLAPPNPYSTAALATWRQGHFLNFNGLTRLVGTLWPFLTLPFLLLTTRRP, encoded by the coding sequence ATGTCCCAGTTTTCCCGCGGCCCCATCCTGCTTTCCCGCTACCTTGCACTCGCCTGGCTCGGGCTGGTCATCTACGGTAGCCTGCACCCATTTACCGGCTGGCGCGACACCGGCATTTCACCTTTTGCCTTTCTCGAAGGCGGCCTGCCGCGCTATTGGACCTTTTTTGACCTGGCCGCCAATGTCGCGGTCTACCTGCCACTCGGCTTCTTTTTGACCCTGGCGCTTTATGGCCTGCCTGGACGGCTGACCGCACTTGTACTCGCCGTACTGCTTGCCGGCGGCGTCAGTTTTGGCATGGAAGCCATACAAAGCTGGCTCCCGTCGCGCGTCCCGTCCAATCTTGATCTGGCCTGCAACAGTCTGGGCGGATTATTCGGTGCGATGTGGGCACAAAGCGTCGGGCCACGTGTTTTTGCGCGAATTTCAGCCTGGCAGGATGAGGTCATCGCCCCGATTCCCCACGCCGAACTCGGCCTGACCCTGCTCGGCCTCTGGCTGCTCGTCCCACTGTCGCCGGAAACCCTGCTGTTCGGTGCAGGTGATTTGCGTCAGACGCTCGGTTTGAGCGGCGCGGTGCCTTTTGCTGCCGAAAGCTTCATGTTGATTGATGCCAGCATCACCGCCTTCAATGCCCTGGCGGTCGGCCTGATTGTCCGGATGTTGTGCGCCCGCCTGATCGTCGCCTATCTGATCGTGCCGCTTTTTCTGCTGCTCGGACTGGCCATCCGGACACTGGCCGCAGCCATCCTGATCAGCCCGGGTGAAGCACTGGCCTGGCTGACCCCCGGCGCCCAGACCGGTCTGGGACTCGCTGCCGTCACCCTCGCACTGACCTTGCTGCTGCCCGCCACGCCGCGCCTGATGATCGCGGCCATGGCCCTGATGGCCGGCACCGTCCTGGTCAATCTGGCGCCGCCCAACCCGTATTCGACCGCTGCTCTGGCCACCTGGCGGCAAGGTCACTTTCTCAATTTCAACGGCCTCACCCGACTTGTGGGTACGCTATGGCCTTTCCTGACCCTGCCATTTCTGCTCCTGACAACACGTCGACCGTAA
- the recA gene encoding recombinase RecA has translation MDDNKAKALAAALQQIEKQFGKGSIMKMGDAEIDEGIQVVSTGSLGLDIALGVGGLPRGRVVEIYGPESSGKTTLCLQVVAEMQKLGGTAAFIDAEHALDPQYAQKLGVNVGDLLISQPDTGEQALEIADMLVRSGSVDIIIIDSVAALTPRAEIEGEMGDQMVGLHARLMSQALRKLTANIKKTNTLVIFINQIRMKIGVMFGSPETTTGGNALKFYASVRLDIRRIGGIKKGDEVIGSETKVKVVKNKVSPPFREAIFDILYGEGISRHGEIVEMGVAHKLVDKSGAWYAYKGEKIGQGKDNAREFLRANPEIAQEIEAGIREAASTNVIKPVKAAKADA, from the coding sequence ATGGACGACAACAAGGCAAAGGCGCTCGCCGCAGCGCTGCAACAGATCGAAAAGCAGTTCGGCAAAGGTTCCATCATGAAGATGGGCGATGCCGAAATTGACGAAGGCATTCAGGTTGTCTCGACCGGTTCGCTCGGTCTCGATATCGCGCTTGGCGTCGGCGGCCTGCCGCGCGGTCGCGTTGTCGAAATCTACGGCCCGGAATCTTCCGGCAAGACGACGCTGTGTCTGCAGGTCGTTGCCGAAATGCAGAAACTCGGTGGTACTGCTGCCTTCATCGATGCCGAACATGCGCTTGATCCGCAATACGCCCAGAAGCTCGGCGTCAATGTCGGCGACCTGCTGATTTCCCAGCCGGACACCGGCGAACAGGCTCTTGAAATCGCTGACATGCTGGTTCGTTCCGGCTCGGTCGACATCATCATCATCGACTCCGTCGCCGCCCTCACCCCGCGGGCTGAAATCGAAGGCGAAATGGGCGATCAGATGGTCGGCCTGCACGCCCGCCTGATGTCCCAGGCACTGCGCAAGCTGACCGCCAACATCAAGAAGACCAACACGCTGGTTATCTTCATCAACCAGATCCGGATGAAGATCGGCGTCATGTTCGGTTCGCCGGAAACCACTACCGGCGGCAATGCACTCAAGTTCTACGCCTCCGTCCGCCTCGACATCCGCCGCATCGGCGGCATCAAGAAGGGCGACGAAGTGATTGGCAGCGAAACCAAGGTCAAGGTCGTCAAGAACAAGGTCTCCCCGCCGTTCCGCGAAGCCATTTTCGACATCCTGTACGGCGAAGGTATTTCCCGTCACGGCGAAATCGTCGAAATGGGCGTCGCCCACAAGCTGGTCGACAAATCCGGTGCCTGGTATGCCTACAAAGGCGAAAAGATCGGTCAGGGCAAGGACAACGCGCGCGAATTCCTCCGGGCCAATCCGGAAATTGCCCAGGAAATCGAGGCCGGTATTCGCGAAGCGGCCAGCACCAACGTGATCAAACCGGTCAAGGCCGCCAAGGCTGATGCCTGA
- the recX gene encoding recombination regulator RecX, whose amino-acid sequence MPDPVVALRVAALRLLTRRDHSRAELKAKLAAQAESEEQLDAVLERLQAERLLSDSRFATQRVVARAGRYGNARLRQELRQTGVSDDEIAAALPEAGDETERCRQVWARKFKQLPQSAEERGKQMRFLQYRGFSGDAIRRVMRGAEE is encoded by the coding sequence ATGCCTGATCCGGTTGTTGCGCTGCGTGTCGCGGCTCTCCGACTCCTTACCCGGCGTGATCACAGCCGGGCGGAGTTGAAGGCCAAGCTCGCCGCGCAGGCGGAATCCGAGGAACAGCTCGATGCTGTCCTCGAAAGACTGCAGGCGGAGCGCCTGCTCTCGGATTCCCGTTTTGCCACTCAGCGCGTCGTTGCCCGGGCCGGACGTTACGGCAACGCGCGGCTGCGCCAGGAGTTGCGCCAGACCGGCGTGAGCGATGATGAAATCGCTGCAGCCTTGCCGGAAGCCGGCGACGAGACCGAGCGTTGTCGTCAGGTTTGGGCAAGAAAGTTCAAGCAGTTGCCGCAATCGGCTGAAGAGCGCGGCAAGCAGATGCGATTTTTGCAATATCGTGGTTTTTCCGGCGACGCCATACGCCGAGTGATGCGCGGAGCCGAAGAATGA
- the hprK gene encoding HPr(Ser) kinase/phosphatase: protein MRHISLTQLYEDNREKLLLSWMMAQQAERNIEIKLSNNYGADVVGHINIIHPERLQVMGQAEYDWAFRIGERRFAQMFLDLLAALPPAVIVADGLTPPDILIDACKQTNTPLLLSPKPCSAVIDLLRIYLSARLADTVNLHGVFMDVLGMGVLITGDSGVGKSELALELISRGHGLVADDVVEMARIAPTTIEGRCPGMLRDFLEVRGLGLLNIRTIFGETASRRKMKLKLIVHLQKTVSAGDAPRLPLDAQTQEVLGVPVRKVVIPVAAGRNLAVLLEAAVRNTILQLRGIDSMQDFMDRQQRMMLDDDA, encoded by the coding sequence GTGCGCCACATCAGCCTGACCCAGCTCTACGAAGATAATCGGGAAAAGCTGCTGCTTAGCTGGATGATGGCGCAGCAGGCCGAACGCAACATCGAGATCAAGTTGTCGAACAACTATGGTGCCGATGTGGTTGGGCACATCAACATCATTCACCCCGAACGACTGCAGGTCATGGGACAGGCCGAATATGACTGGGCTTTCCGGATCGGAGAGCGTCGGTTCGCGCAGATGTTTCTCGACCTGCTTGCGGCCCTGCCACCAGCAGTTATCGTTGCCGATGGTCTGACGCCGCCGGATATCCTGATCGATGCCTGCAAGCAGACGAATACGCCGCTACTTTTGTCCCCCAAGCCCTGCTCGGCAGTGATTGATCTGTTGCGCATTTACCTGTCTGCCCGACTGGCTGATACGGTCAATCTGCACGGTGTATTCATGGATGTGCTGGGCATGGGCGTGCTGATCACCGGCGATTCCGGGGTTGGCAAATCAGAACTGGCGCTTGAGCTCATTTCGCGTGGCCACGGTCTGGTCGCCGACGATGTAGTCGAAATGGCCCGTATTGCACCGACCACGATAGAAGGACGCTGCCCCGGCATGTTGCGCGACTTCCTGGAGGTTCGCGGTCTGGGCTTGCTGAATATCCGGACTATTTTCGGCGAAACGGCTTCCCGCCGGAAAATGAAACTGAAACTGATCGTCCATTTGCAAAAGACGGTTTCTGCCGGCGATGCTCCCCGTTTGCCGCTCGATGCCCAAACCCAGGAAGTGCTGGGGGTGCCGGTCAGAAAGGTGGTCATTCCGGTTGCTGCAGGCCGCAATCTGGCCGTCTTGCTGGAGGCTGCCGTGCGCAATACCATCCTGCAGCTACGGGGAATCGACAGCATGCAGGACTTCATGGATCGCCAGCAGCGCATGATGCTTGACGATGATGCATGA